Proteins from a single region of Belliella baltica DSM 15883:
- a CDS encoding IS91 family transposase gives METDSSFQSLFRHQSIHSFNTYSKAVFADLVACHTAAKGYHISRCNDQQCGNIAHRYHCCGNRHCPNCGSMKRDAWIQGRMDELLPTAYYHVVFTLPHELNVVIMGNRNRLFNLLFQAASQTLLKHGRMPEFLGAEPGITMVLHTWGQDLSFHPHVHCIVSAGGFDGKRWVDAKRKNNRFLFPQKSLASMFKAIFMEGMEKDPSISWIGSKNSVIKAVRFKKWNVYAKAPFGSPDRVVEYLGRYTHKIAITKHRILEVNATHIKFSYKDYADGSKTKQMWLTHQEFLRRFEQHILPKRFVKIRHFGYLRIQGKTERLAMIRSSLDMQPTKPKVTIPFQIRMLEKYGRDILKCPCCDHGRMETIFDTRDRSARKQKSFNPNPAPS, from the coding sequence ATGGAAACTGACTCTTCTTTCCAATCCCTATTCAGACATCAATCCATCCACAGCTTCAATACTTATAGCAAAGCTGTTTTTGCTGATCTTGTAGCATGTCATACCGCTGCTAAGGGCTATCACATTAGCAGATGCAATGATCAACAATGTGGCAACATCGCCCATCGCTACCATTGCTGCGGTAACAGACACTGTCCCAACTGTGGAAGTATGAAAAGGGACGCTTGGATTCAGGGAAGGATGGACGAACTACTACCTACAGCATACTATCATGTAGTATTCACTTTGCCCCATGAACTCAATGTTGTGATCATGGGCAACAGAAACAGGCTATTTAACTTGCTGTTTCAGGCAGCTTCCCAAACATTACTCAAACACGGTCGAATGCCTGAATTCCTGGGAGCTGAACCAGGTATTACAATGGTTCTCCACACTTGGGGACAGGATCTTTCTTTCCATCCACATGTACATTGTATCGTCAGTGCAGGTGGCTTCGACGGAAAGCGTTGGGTAGATGCCAAACGCAAAAACAACCGATTCCTTTTTCCTCAAAAAAGTCTGGCAAGTATGTTCAAAGCCATATTCATGGAAGGGATGGAAAAAGATCCCTCAATTAGCTGGATTGGCAGTAAAAACAGCGTAATTAAAGCTGTAAGGTTCAAAAAATGGAACGTATACGCCAAAGCTCCTTTCGGTTCACCCGATAGAGTCGTCGAGTACCTTGGACGCTATACCCACAAGATTGCCATCACCAAACACCGAATCCTTGAGGTCAACGCAACACATATCAAGTTCAGCTATAAAGACTATGCAGACGGTTCCAAAACAAAACAGATGTGGCTTACTCATCAGGAATTCCTTAGAAGGTTTGAGCAGCATATCCTACCAAAAAGGTTTGTCAAGATCCGCCACTTCGGATACTTGAGAATACAGGGCAAAACTGAACGGTTGGCTATGATACGGTCTTCTCTCGATATGCAACCAACCAAACCCAAAGTCACAATTCCATTCCAGATCAGAATGCTCGAAAAATACGGCAGGGATATTTTAAAATGCCCTTGCTGCGATCACGGAAGAATGGAAACAATCTTTGATACAAGGGATAGATCAGCCAGAAAACAAAAATCTTTCAATCCAAATCCAGCCCCTTCCTGA